One Aegilops tauschii subsp. strangulata cultivar AL8/78 chromosome 7, Aet v6.0, whole genome shotgun sequence genomic window carries:
- the LOC109761896 gene encoding small ribosomal subunit protein mL103 (rPPR7), with protein MLSLGALRKLCAAFDAVALTIIAAGLSHPRCRPFSARAAPPPDFPTIASCRAAVAASKRRRQPSSAPAEARPEGPADAEAPVLVRIKRERDPVRLYELFKANADNRVLVENRFAFEDAVARLAGARRNDLVEEILEQHKALPQGRREGFVVRIIGLYGRARMPEHALRTFRETEMYGCERTVKSLNATMKVLMQARLFDEALRLLDEASPTYGVELDDISYNTVVKMACDMGELHAAYRVMQEMEKEGVRPDVITYTTLMAAFYKNGHREVGDGLWNLMRLRGCMPTLTSYNVRIQFLINRRRGWQANDLVRKMYAAGITPDQITYNLVIKGFFVIGEHEMAKTVFGAMHGRGCKPNERIYQTMVHYLCKRREFNLAFRLCKDSMEKNWFPSVDTIHNLLKGLMVIKKDRNAREIMKLVAERKPSYSVDDVKAFQDILSHGKTGR; from the coding sequence ATGCTATCCCTGGGCGCCCTCCGCAAGCTCTGCGCCGCCTTCGACGCCGTCGCGCTCACCATCATCGCCGCCGGCCTCTCCCACCCCCGCTGCCGCCCCTTCTCCGCGCGCGCGGCCCCGCCGCCGGACTTCCCCACCATCGCCTCCTGCCGAGCCGCGGTCGCGGCCTCCAAGCGCCGCCGCCAGCCCTCTTCGGCCCCCGCCGAGGCGCGGCCGGAAGGGCCCGCGGACGCCGAGGCGCCGGTGCTGGTCAGGATCAAGAGAGAGCGGGACCCGGTGCGGCTGTACGAGCTGTTCAAGGCCAATGCGGACAACCGCGTGCTGGTCGAGAACCGGTTCGCGTTCGAGGACGCGGTGGCGCGACTggcaggtgctcgacggaatgACCTCGTGGAGGAGATCCTCGAGCAGCACAAGGCGCTGCCCCAGGGAAGGCGGGAGGGATTCGTGGTCAGGATCATTGGCTTGTACGGGAGGGCCCGGATGCCGGAGCACGCTCTCCGGACGTTCCGGGAGACGGAGATGTACGGGTGCGAGCGCACGGTCAAGTCGCTCAATGCCACGATGAAGGTGCTGATGCAAGCACGGCTCTTTGATGAGGCCCTGCGGCTGTTGGACGAGGCATCACCCACATACGGGGTTGAGCTGGATGACATATCGTATAACACAGTGGTGAAGATGGCGTGCGACATGGGGGAGCTCCATGCAGCGTACCGGGTAATGCAGGAGATGGAGAAGGAAGGAGTGCGGCCAGATGTCATCACATACACGACACTGATGGCTGCGTTCTATAAGAATGGCCACCGTGAGGTTGGGGATGGCCTGTGGaacctcatgaggttgagggGTTGCATGCCCACACTAACCAGTTACAATGTAAGGATTCAGTTCCTGATCAACAGGAGAAGGGGCTGGCAGGCAAATGATCTGGTGCGGAAAATGTATGCAGCGGGGATAACACCAGACCAGATCACATATAACTTGGTTATTAAGGGATTTTTTGTGATAGGTGAGCATGAGATGGCGAAGACAGTCTTTGGTGCAATGCATGGGAGGGGATGCAAGCCAAATGAAAGAATTTACCAGACAATGGTGCATTACCTATGTAAGCGACGGGAGTTTAATTTGGCATTCAGATTGTGCAAAGATAGCATGGAGAAGAACTGGTTTCCAAGTGTCGATACCATTCACAATCTGCTGAAAGGCCTTATGGTAATTAAAAAGGACAGGAATGCCCGAGAGATAATGAAGTTGGTTGCTGAGAGAAAACCTTCCTACTCAGTTGATGACGTGAAGGCCTTCCAAGACATATTGTCTCATGGGAAGACTGGAAGATAA
- the LOC109761920 gene encoding probable amino-acid acetyltransferase NAGS1, chloroplastic yields MPPPSRDQPPPDANAAGADRRITVTTTEANKKPKASVNTTPRIYPTPPLLLSKTQTQTQTPSPRATSLADRRFQLSLSTFRLAAYGLSATPSQPAALMYQPPLNLACTPPMAAASLARAAARFAGEPSRAPAGSTRPRPWRVGTRAPESRRRRATGVRCCGGAGLFGDGALGRGEAEADEGGRFVGWFREAWPYIRGHRGSTFVVVISGEVVAGPHLDGILQDISLLHGLGIKFVLVPGTHVQIDKLLADRGKKANYGGRYRITDSDSLDAAMEAAGRIRLTIEAKLSPGPPMLDLRRHGVNGRWHEISDNVASGNFLGAKRRGVVGGIDYGFTGEVKKIDVSRIKERLDRDSIVVVSNMGYSSSGEVLNCNTYEVATACALAIEADKLICVVDGQIYDEHGRVNRFMSIEEADMLIRTRAKQSETAANYVKVVGEEDISYAHNFPIKEEKEQVWVGRDFVSDYTASFRNGVGFNNGNGLSGEQGFAIGGAERLSRSNGYLSELAAAAYVCHGGVQRVHIIDGTVGGSLLLELFTRDGAGTLIARDMYEGTRTAREEDFSGIRKILRPLEESGVLVQRTDKELLEALKSFIVVERDGSIIACAALFPFFEDKSGEVAAIAVSEECRGQGQGDKLLDYVEKKALSLGLEKIFLLTTRTADWFVRRGFKECSVESIPVKRRKRINLSRGSKYYIKRLQPAEIGHMAANNFALK; encoded by the exons ATGCCGCCCCCGAGCCGAGACCAACCTCCACCAGACGCGAACGCCGCCGGCGCGGACCGTCGGATCACAGTCACCACCACGGAAGCAAACAAGAAGCCCAAAGCGTCGGTCAACACGACCCCGCGTATATATCCCACTCCCCCACTTCTTCTGAGCAAAACCCAAACCCAGACCCAAACCCCGTCTCCGCGCGCCACATCGCTCGCCGATCGCCGCTTCCAACTCTCTCTCTCTACATTTCGTCTCGCCGCGTACGGCCTGAGCGCCACGCCAAGCCAGCCCGCCGCACTCATGTACCAGCCCCCGCTGAATCTCGCCTGCACCCCCCCGATGGCGGCGGCGTCCCTCGCCCGCGCGGCCGCGCGCTTCGCCGGCGAGCCCTCCCGGGCGCCGGCGGGGTCGACGCGGCCGCGGCCCTGGAGGGTCGGGACGCGCGCCCCTGAGTCGCGGCGCCGGCGTGCAACGGGCGTGCGGTGCTGCGGTGGAGCGGGGTTATTCGGCGATGGGGCTCTAGGTCGTGGGGAGGCGGAGGCGGACGAAGGGGGCAGGTTCGTCGGGTGGTTCCGGGAGGCCTGGCCGTACATCCGGGGCCACCGGGGGAGCACCTTCGTCGTCGTCATCTCCGGGGAGGTCGTCGCCGGGCCCCACCTCGACGGCATTCTGCAG GATATATCGCTTCTACATGGTCTTGGGATCAAATTTGTTCTTGTTCCTGGAACGCATGTTCAGATTGATAAGCTCTTGGCTGATAGAG GAAAGAAGGCCAATTATGGTGGTCGTTACCGTATTACAGATTCTGATTCATTAGATGCTGCGATGGAGGCAGCTGGCAGAATACGCCTTACTATAGAAGCAAAGCTATCTCCTGGTCCCCCAATGTTAGATCTTCGTCGACATGGTGTTAATGGTCGCTGGCACGAAATCTCCGACAATGTTGCAAGCGGAAACTTCCTGGGTGCTAAG AGACGAGGAGTTGTTGGTGGCATTGACTATGGATTCACTGGTGAAGTTAAGAAAATAGATGTTTCACGGATAAAAGAAAGACTTGATAGGGATAGCATAGTTGTCGTGAGCAATATGGGATACTCCAGTTCAGGAGAGGTGTTAAATTGCAA CACATACGAAGTTGCGACAGCATGTGCTTTGGCTATCGAGGCGGACAAGCTTATCTGTGTTGTCGATGGCCAAATATATGATGAGCATGGCCGAGTCAATCGTTTCATGTCTATCGAGGAAGCAGATATGCTCATCAGAACACGCGCTAAGCAGAGTGAAACTGCTGCAAATTATGTAAAGGTTGTAGGGGAGGAGGACATTAGTTATGCCCACAATTTTCCTATCAAAGAAGAGAAAGAACAAGTATGGGTTGGAAGAGATTTCGTCAGTGATTACACTGCATCCTTTCGGAATGGTGTGGGTTTCAATAATGGAAATGGTCtgtctggtgagcaagggtttGCTATTGGTGGGGCAGAGCGGTTGAGCAGGTCAAATGGCTACCTTTCAGAGTTGGCTGCAGCAGCATACGTATGCCAT GGCGGTGTCCAAAGAGTTCATATCATAGATGGCACTGTTGGGGGGTCATTGTTGCTAGAATTATTCACAAGAGATGGTGCAGGAACACTAATAGCAAG AGATATGTATGAAGGAACAAGAACAGCTAGAGAGGAAGATTTTTCTGGTATTAGAAAAATCCTTCGCCCCCTAGAAGAATCCGGTGTCCTAGTGCAGAGAACAGATAAAGAG CTTTTGGAAGCACTGAAGTCATTTATTGTCGTGGAAAGAGATGGTTCAATCATTGCGTGTGCTGCTCTCTTTCCCTTTTTTGAGGATAAATCTGGGGAAGTTGCTGCTATAGCTGTATCTGAAGAATGTCGAGGACAGGGTCAAGGAGACAAGTTACTTG ATTATGTTGAAAAGAAGGCATTATCCCTTGGTCTTGAGAAAATATTCTTGCTTACCACACGGACAGCAGACTG GTTTGTCCGGCGTGGCTTCAAGGAATGCTCAGTGGAATCCATCCCAGTGAAGAGGCGAAAACGAATAAATCTCTCACGCGGATCAAAATATTACATCAAACGGCTCCAGCCAGCAGAGATTGGGCATATGGCTGCCAACAATTTTGCGTTGAAATGA